The segment AAAGTATTGTGAATAGAAAGAAGTACCTGTCAATTTTTATTATATCTCTTCTGCTTTGTACAGAAGGGATTGCCCAAAAAATCACCAGTGATGAGCTGAATCAATTACGAGATCAAGCTGCATCTTCTACGGTGTATTTAGTCACTAGTATAGTTTTATTGCTTGCACTCATAGTCGGAGCTTTGATTGCTTTCAGCAAATTGAAGAATACCCAAAAGGCACAAGAGGAACTTGACAAGCTCAAGGGGATGTACCAAAATCAAATCGATGAGCTGAATGAGGATTTAAAAGATGCCAGAGTTCAGGGCCAAGGTCTCTATCAAAAGCTTCAAGTCCTAAATAATAAGAACAAAGAGATTAAAAAGGTGTTCAAAGAAGCCTATGACAAGGTGTTGGCACAGAATGCGGAGTTGAAAGGGAGACTGGGTGATAGCCAAAAAAGTGGCAACCAATCCGAACTGGAAAAGATCTACGACAAGTTGGAAGATGCGCAAGCCATGGTGTTGCATTCTGAGAAAATGGCCTCTTTGGGTCAGTTGACTGCCGGCATTGCACATGAGATTAACAATCCAGTCAATTTTGTATCCAATGGAGTCAACTCCATCAAAGAGAACTTTGAAAAATACCAATTGTTCATCCAAAACTATCGCACGATATGTGAGCAACAGACGATAGAGGAGGTCAAGAAACTCTACAAATCGATCCGTGAAGATGACAAAGAATACGAAGAATTAAGAACCCTTACAGAAGAATCAATCGACGATGTGAGCTATGGTACCAACCGGATCACCGAGATTGTCAATGGATTGAGGATTTTCTCTCGTCAGGACGAGCATGAAGTCAAAGAAGCCGAAATAGAGACTATTATTGACAATGCATTGCTTATTTTGAAGCCTAAGTACAAAAAGAAGGCAAAGATTCTCAAAGATTATGATCATGGACTCAAAGCGATCAAATGCCTACCTGGTCAACTGAACCAAGCTCTGGTTAATTTGATTGGAAATGCAGCGGATGCTATAGATTTCAAAGGAACAATTACAATCAGAACCATCGATGTAGATGCGGATACTGTGCAGATTCAAGTGCAGGATGATGGCAAGGGTATTCCAGAAGATGTACGCAAGAAAATATTTGATCCATTCTTTACTACAAAACCAGTAGGCAAGGGGACTGGTTTGGGCTTGTCCATTACATACAGTATCATTGACAAACATGGAGGGACTATTACTGTAGATAGTACCTTAGGCAAGGGGACTATTTTTACTGTGACCATTCCCAAAGTGATTAAATTGAAAAAAACCAGAAACGAGAATAAATTCATATAGACTGTGGAAGACTTGCTAAACCGATCATATAAAACCGAAGTTGAAAAAAAGTACACTGTATTGTATGTGGATGATGAAGAAGTGAATCTTCGCGTCTTTAATAGGAATTTTAGCAAGTTTTATCATGTATTGACAGCTATAGATGCTTTTGAGGCACAGACGATTTTGTCTCAAAATGAAGTAGACTTGATCATCACCGATCAATGTATGCCTCGGATGAATGGCTCGGAATTGTTGCTCAAAATAGTGCCACTCTACCCTGATATTATTCGTATGATCATGACTGGTTTTAGTGATGAAAATGATATCAGTGAAGTGAAGCAAAAAGTGGGGCTTCATAAATTTTTGAAAAAGCCATGGGATCCTGCACAGTTGCAGAAGGAATTTGACCATGCTTTTGTGCAACGTGAAGACCTGATTATCGAGAGACGTTTGGCCAAAGCACCTAAAAGAGTAATTCCACGCAAAGAAGAGAATTTGGATTTGCTGGAATCTACCATGTCACTGGTCGAAACGAGTGAGACCAAACAGCTCAAAAAGGACATTAACAACCTGGTCAAAGAATCAAAGACTAAAAAGGCTGAATTCATGGATGGAGGAATCAATTTTCTTCAAAATTTGAAAGACGCCATGTTGCCTATTCAGCAGGAGTTGAAACTGTACACGGAGGATGCATTCATCGTGTATGACAAAAACCGAGTCAATCAAAATGGTTATTGGTTTGGAGAGACCAATGATTGTCTGGTAATCGCTTCGTTTCATTCCAATACCCATACTAGAGAATCTTTGGCACTCAACTCTTTTGTCAGCGCTATGTTGACAGAGATAGTTTACAAAGAAAAACGTACGAAAACCCATGAAATTCTCAACAGGCTTTCCACCAAAATTCACGTGAGATTTTTGGACAAGAGCAATGAGAGCTCATGTCCACTGGAAATTGCCGTGTTGGTATATGACCGTGCTACAGACAAAGTATCACATTCGGGCGCTTATCACAATGCCTTTTTTCTCAATGAGAGAAATGATTTTAAAACCTTGGTAGGCAATCAAGAAGTAATTGTACCAGGCAAGGACATGCAGTTTGATATCAATGCCGTCAATGTAGAGAACATCAAAGCTCTATACATAGTACCTTTCAATATTCTAGAGGAAACCAATGACAACCGTGGAGATTCTGAGGCTTTGAGACTATTGTTGGAAGAGATGAGAAAGGTTCCTTTTGGAATGCAGGCAAAAATGTTTGAAGAATATGGGTATAGGAGTGTGATTGCTCTTAAACTCTGATAAATACGACAACACCCAAACGGAATATAAATGCAAGAAATCGCAGTACAAGATAAAGCCAACAAAACAAAACTTTCTGAATCAGAAAGAATGAAATTGATCAATGACACTGCCAATGCAGTCAAAGAGGTCAATCAAATGGCAGGTGAAAGTAGCACCAAAGAAGCCCATGAAGAAACGATCATGCTGGTTGCTTTTAGTGTGGGAAAAGAGGTTTATGCTGTCTCTATCGACCAGATCAAGGAGGTTGTTTCCTGTCCAGATATTGCTCCGATTCCACAGGTACCTCCTTTTGTAAAGGGTGTAGCCAATGTGAGAGGCAATGTGTTGGCAATCATAGATCTGGCCATACGGTTTGGGTTGGCTCACGAAGGAGAGCAAGGCAGGTTTGTATTGGTAATGAAGAGTGAGGAACTCAAGTTTGCCATCAGTGTAAATGCAGTGCCTAATACCATGATGATCAAAAGAAGTCAAGTGACACAAGCAACTAACATAATTAACCAATCGACACTAGGGCTTAATTATGTGAAAGGCATCATACGCCGAGATGATAACATCGTCGTTTGGGTTGATATATTAAGTTTGATGGAAAACGAGGTTTTTGGAGAGATTTAAAAAGAGTCTATGTTAAGAGATATGAACATAAGGAGGAAGATGATCTTTCTCGTATTGGGTGTCG is part of the Reichenbachiella agarivorans genome and harbors:
- a CDS encoding ATP-binding protein, with amino-acid sequence MNRKKYLSIFIISLLLCTEGIAQKITSDELNQLRDQAASSTVYLVTSIVLLLALIVGALIAFSKLKNTQKAQEELDKLKGMYQNQIDELNEDLKDARVQGQGLYQKLQVLNNKNKEIKKVFKEAYDKVLAQNAELKGRLGDSQKSGNQSELEKIYDKLEDAQAMVLHSEKMASLGQLTAGIAHEINNPVNFVSNGVNSIKENFEKYQLFIQNYRTICEQQTIEEVKKLYKSIREDDKEYEELRTLTEESIDDVSYGTNRITEIVNGLRIFSRQDEHEVKEAEIETIIDNALLILKPKYKKKAKILKDYDHGLKAIKCLPGQLNQALVNLIGNAADAIDFKGTITIRTIDVDADTVQIQVQDDGKGIPEDVRKKIFDPFFTTKPVGKGTGLGLSITYSIIDKHGGTITVDSTLGKGTIFTVTIPKVIKLKKTRNENKFI
- a CDS encoding response regulator; its protein translation is MEDLLNRSYKTEVEKKYTVLYVDDEEVNLRVFNRNFSKFYHVLTAIDAFEAQTILSQNEVDLIITDQCMPRMNGSELLLKIVPLYPDIIRMIMTGFSDENDISEVKQKVGLHKFLKKPWDPAQLQKEFDHAFVQREDLIIERRLAKAPKRVIPRKEENLDLLESTMSLVETSETKQLKKDINNLVKESKTKKAEFMDGGINFLQNLKDAMLPIQQELKLYTEDAFIVYDKNRVNQNGYWFGETNDCLVIASFHSNTHTRESLALNSFVSAMLTEIVYKEKRTKTHEILNRLSTKIHVRFLDKSNESSCPLEIAVLVYDRATDKVSHSGAYHNAFFLNERNDFKTLVGNQEVIVPGKDMQFDINAVNVENIKALYIVPFNILEETNDNRGDSEALRLLLEEMRKVPFGMQAKMFEEYGYRSVIALKL
- a CDS encoding chemotaxis protein CheW; its protein translation is MQEIAVQDKANKTKLSESERMKLINDTANAVKEVNQMAGESSTKEAHEETIMLVAFSVGKEVYAVSIDQIKEVVSCPDIAPIPQVPPFVKGVANVRGNVLAIIDLAIRFGLAHEGEQGRFVLVMKSEELKFAISVNAVPNTMMIKRSQVTQATNIINQSTLGLNYVKGIIRRDDNIVVWVDILSLMENEVFGEI